The genomic DNA ATGTCTTCTTAATTTTTGTATCATTCTTTACTTGAAAAAGCACCGCTCTTTGTTATAACTGAGTATTTAACCAATTTATAATATCTTCTAATACCTCTTCCTTACATAAATCATTATGTAATTCATGATATCCTCCTTCATACAAACTTAAAGTAGCTTTTTCAGAAGCTTTAGCAAATAACTCAGACCCTTTATAATCAATGATTTTATCATTAGTTCCATGCGCTAAAAATAGTGGTATCTTCAAAGAAGAAGCATTTTGAATAGCCCATTCTCCTGTTTCTATAAAAGTAAGCGAAAAATTAGGACTCACCTTGTCATGAATCAACTTGTCATCTATATATTTTTGAACTTCTTCGGCATCGCGAGAAATATCTTTAGCAGCTAATTCATTACTCAATGTTACTGAAGGAGCTATTTTTTGCATTAGCTTTCCAAGTGATAATTTCCATGCAGGAGGTTCAAATGCTAAAAGTAAAAAAGCGCTAGTAGCAATTGCCCCTTTTAAGGAGTTTTCTTCTCGAAGCACATAATTAATAACCACATTTCCTCCCATCGAATGCCCGTAAAGAAAAATAGGTTTCTTAGGAAATAACTCCTTAGTCTTTTTTATTGTTTGAGCAACACTTTCTAAAACGGCATTAAAATTAGGATTATGACCTCTTTTACCTGTAGTTTTCCCATGCCCAAATTGATCAAAAGCTACTACGCTAAAATTATTTTCAGTTAGCTTTTTAGCAACGTGTTCATACCTACTAGAATGTTCTCCCATACCATGGACGATAACAACAACTGCTCTTGTTTTTATGGCAGACCAATATTGCCCAAAAAAAGTAGTTTTATGAATGTTGAATTTAAATATTTGATGTTCCATGATTTATTGTTTTTTTAGCCAAGATCGAATCGCTTTTTTTAACGCTTGTTCAGGTTGGGGTAATGGTATTGTTTTTCCAAACTGTTTACTTCTTTTAAATTTAGAAAATGTAATTTTAAGCTGCTTCCAGTCTTCAGGATAAACTTCTAAAAATTTATTAAAAAAATTTTGTTCATTAGGACTCCCCTCTATTCCAGAAAGCACCTCTCTAAACTTTTCTTCTTGTTGTATAATCATTTAGTAAATATAAATAAAACTACCTTGAATGCAACAATACATACTTCATAGCTTTAGCTTTAAGCAAGCACTCTTCATATTCCTTTTCAGGCGTAGATTTTGAAGTAATAGCACTGCCAACAGAGTAAGATACATATTTTACCTCATCATTATACAATATACTTCTTATAATAACATTAAAATCAAAATCGCCATTAGGCGTAAAATACCCAATACTCCCAGAATATAATCCACGCTTAGTCTCCTCTAAATCTTCAATAATTTGCATGGCTGAAATTTTTGGAGCCCCAGTCATACTTCCCATAGGAAAAGTATCCTTAATAACATCTACTGGATGAACTGTATGCGCAACCTCTGAAGTAATTGTTGAAATCATTTGATGCACTTGATTAAAAGAGTACACCTTACACAATTCCTCAACTTGAACACTTCCTTTTTTTGCTGTTTTAGCCAAATCGTTTCTAACCAAATCAACAATCATAATATTTTCAGATCGCTCTTTTTCATCTCTCCCTAAATCAAAAGCTATTTTAGCATCTTCAATCGGATTAACCATTCTCTTTGCCGTTCCTTTTATGGGTTGAGAAATAATCTTTGAACCTTGCTTCCTAATATATCGTTCAGGAGTAGCAGATAATAAATATTGGTGTTCATGCCTAAAAAAAGTAGCAAATGGCGGCGCAGAAATTTTATTCAATTCCCTATAAATCTTATACGGGTTTATGGCTGTATTTTCAGCATAAAATTCTTGGCAAAAATTAGCCTCATAGATATCTCCTCTATGAATATGCTTTAAAACCGTTGCTACCTTCTTATAATATTCATCTTTATGGATACGAAGTTTTATTTTAAGATCCTCTTCTCTAGAAGACGGAGCTACAGCAGTATTCATTTCCATAATTTCATCAAAATCCTCTTCCAATTCATCATCCACCATTTTTAAATAGTGAAACGCTACCGTGTTTCCTTTCAGAAAAATAAGTTTTTGTGGCTGAAAGAAATAAAGATCGGGAAACTTTAATCCATCAAAGTTATTTGAAGATAATTGTTCCGTATCATTTTTAACATCATAAGAAATGTATCCAAAAATATAGT from Tenacibaculum maritimum NCIMB 2154 includes the following:
- a CDS encoding anthranilate synthase component I family protein, whose product is MSLRTQRNFSIDDPISFKEKLFTWSQQFETIVWLDSNSCQQEYSSFDCALAIEEFTAIKTDYYKAFDKLKEYQSYTDDYIFGYISYDVKNDTEQLSSNNFDGLKFPDLYFFQPQKLIFLKGNTVAFHYLKMVDDELEEDFDEIMEMNTAVAPSSREEDLKIKLRIHKDEYYKKVATVLKHIHRGDIYEANFCQEFYAENTAINPYKIYRELNKISAPPFATFFRHEHQYLLSATPERYIRKQGSKIISQPIKGTAKRMVNPIEDAKIAFDLGRDEKERSENIMIVDLVRNDLAKTAKKGSVQVEELCKVYSFNQVHQMISTITSEVAHTVHPVDVIKDTFPMGSMTGAPKISAMQIIEDLEETKRGLYSGSIGYFTPNGDFDFNVIIRSILYNDEVKYVSYSVGSAITSKSTPEKEYEECLLKAKAMKYVLLHSR
- a CDS encoding alpha/beta hydrolase, which codes for MEHQIFKFNIHKTTFFGQYWSAIKTRAVVVIVHGMGEHSSRYEHVAKKLTENNFSVVAFDQFGHGKTTGKRGHNPNFNAVLESVAQTIKKTKELFPKKPIFLYGHSMGGNVVINYVLREENSLKGAIATSAFLLLAFEPPAWKLSLGKLMQKIAPSVTLSNELAAKDISRDAEEVQKYIDDKLIHDKVSPNFSLTFIETGEWAIQNASSLKIPLFLAHGTNDKIIDYKGSELFAKASEKATLSLYEGGYHELHNDLCKEEVLEDIINWLNTQL